A DNA window from Clavibacter sepedonicus contains the following coding sequences:
- a CDS encoding ZIP family metal transporter → MSPLLLAGLAGLLSGLSLVVGSLVAWFVKVPREVVALVMAFGAGVLISALSFDLVDEAAESGGVIPTHGGFVAGAVVYVVLDQILEHGGFRRKHHGKSGGGGGTGVGIALGALLDGVPETAVQGLSLTGGGALSIGVLVAVVISNFPEGMSSTADLKQSGRSARYVFGLWTSIAVICALSSLGGYALLGGLLESGQSVVMAFAAGAILAMICDTMIPEAFRKAQALTGLVTVLGFVASYAVHQAG, encoded by the coding sequence ATGTCGCCTCTCCTCCTCGCCGGTCTCGCCGGCCTGCTCTCCGGGCTGTCGCTCGTCGTCGGATCCCTCGTCGCGTGGTTCGTGAAGGTGCCGCGCGAGGTCGTCGCGCTCGTGATGGCGTTCGGGGCCGGCGTGCTCATCTCGGCGCTGTCGTTCGACCTGGTCGACGAGGCGGCGGAGAGCGGCGGCGTGATCCCCACGCACGGCGGCTTCGTCGCGGGTGCGGTGGTCTACGTGGTGCTCGACCAGATCCTCGAGCACGGCGGGTTCCGCCGGAAGCACCATGGGAAGTCGGGCGGCGGAGGCGGCACCGGCGTGGGCATCGCGCTCGGCGCCCTCCTCGACGGCGTGCCCGAGACGGCCGTGCAGGGCCTCAGCCTCACGGGCGGCGGGGCGCTGAGCATCGGCGTGCTCGTGGCGGTCGTCATCTCGAACTTCCCCGAGGGCATGTCGAGCACGGCCGACCTCAAGCAGTCAGGCCGGAGCGCGCGCTACGTCTTCGGGCTCTGGACCTCCATCGCCGTGATCTGCGCGCTGTCCTCGCTCGGCGGGTACGCGCTGCTCGGCGGCCTGCTGGAGAGCGGGCAGTCGGTCGTGATGGCGTTCGCGGCCGGCGCGATCCTCGCGATGATCTGCGACACGATGATCCCCGAGGCCTTCCGCAAGGCGCAGGCGCTCACCGGGCTCGTGACGGTGCTCGGGTTCGTGGCGAGCTACGCGGTGCACCAGGCGGGGTGA
- a CDS encoding PhoX family protein — translation MTLTRETHHRLLPILSRDPHARGKRSTVTCHLKCDDACTKPVPNVTDNSYFRDIAGRALSRRTLLGGAGAGALAILVAQNAAAPGAEAAAAQAASKLPFTAITPVDAAVDQFTVPTGYRWAPIIRWGDPLFSYADDFDADNQTAKLASRQFGYNNDYLDIIPINSRNKEALLVANHEYTNENIMFPPAADDAELAEQRRIGKASHGMSVVALRRKTVGQPWTYTIGHQKNRRITADTPFTVTGPAAGSASLRTKDDPKGTRILGTLGNCAGGTTPWGTVLSGEENFNGYFRTPGTSVADKRYGLADKATTRGWEEIDPRFDARNAGYENEPNRFGWIVEVDPFEPGEAPVKHTALGRFKHEGANVILGKSGHVAAYMGDDERFDYLYKFVSHDTMVVGTSRQDRRTNKQLLTRGALYVARFTGDSPVAEITGTGQLPSDGQFDGIGQWIPLVVDGVCQVPGFTTEQALVNTRLVADAAGATKMDRCEDVQPSPVTGKIYVACTNNTDRGKAGKEGATEMNPRTTNRDGHIVEITEDGGDARSTTFSWNLLLVAGDPAKNESTYFAGFPKDKVSPISCPDNVAFDSEGNLWISTDGAPSTIGLNDGLFKVPVEGAERGHVQQFLSVPTEAETCGPVVHDTEGMVFVAVQHPGEDGSFAEQHSFFPDYVPAGVTPPKGAWRGPRPSVIQVWRG, via the coding sequence ATGACCCTCACCCGTGAGACCCACCACCGGCTGCTGCCGATCCTGTCCCGCGATCCGCACGCCCGCGGCAAGCGCAGCACCGTCACCTGCCACCTCAAGTGCGACGACGCGTGCACGAAGCCCGTGCCCAACGTCACCGACAACTCCTACTTCCGCGACATCGCCGGCCGCGCCCTCTCGCGCCGCACGCTGCTCGGCGGCGCGGGCGCCGGTGCCCTCGCGATCCTCGTGGCGCAGAACGCCGCGGCCCCCGGCGCCGAGGCAGCGGCCGCGCAGGCCGCGTCGAAGCTCCCCTTCACGGCGATCACGCCCGTCGACGCCGCGGTCGACCAGTTCACCGTGCCGACCGGATACCGCTGGGCGCCGATCATCCGCTGGGGCGACCCGCTCTTCAGCTACGCCGACGACTTCGACGCCGACAACCAGACGGCCAAGCTCGCGTCGCGCCAGTTCGGCTACAACAACGACTACCTCGACATCATCCCGATCAACTCGCGGAACAAGGAGGCGCTCCTCGTCGCCAACCACGAGTACACGAACGAGAACATCATGTTCCCGCCCGCGGCCGACGACGCCGAGCTCGCCGAGCAGCGCCGCATCGGCAAGGCGTCGCACGGCATGTCGGTCGTCGCGCTCCGCCGGAAGACCGTCGGCCAGCCGTGGACGTACACGATCGGCCACCAGAAGAACCGCCGCATCACCGCGGACACGCCCTTCACCGTGACCGGGCCCGCCGCCGGATCCGCGTCGCTCCGCACGAAGGACGACCCGAAGGGCACGCGGATCCTCGGCACGCTCGGCAACTGCGCCGGCGGCACCACCCCGTGGGGCACCGTGCTCTCCGGCGAGGAGAACTTCAACGGCTACTTCCGCACCCCCGGCACCAGCGTCGCCGACAAGCGCTACGGCCTCGCCGACAAGGCGACGACCCGCGGCTGGGAGGAGATCGACCCCCGCTTCGACGCCCGCAACGCCGGCTACGAGAACGAGCCCAACCGCTTCGGCTGGATCGTCGAGGTCGACCCGTTCGAGCCCGGCGAGGCGCCCGTCAAGCACACCGCTCTCGGCCGCTTCAAGCACGAGGGCGCCAACGTGATCCTCGGCAAGAGCGGCCACGTCGCCGCGTACATGGGCGACGACGAGCGCTTCGACTACCTCTACAAGTTCGTCTCGCACGACACGATGGTCGTGGGCACCTCGCGCCAGGACCGCCGCACGAACAAGCAGCTCCTCACGCGCGGCGCGCTGTACGTGGCGCGCTTCACGGGCGACTCGCCCGTCGCGGAGATCACGGGCACCGGCCAGCTCCCGTCCGACGGCCAGTTCGACGGCATCGGACAGTGGATCCCGCTCGTGGTCGACGGCGTCTGCCAGGTCCCCGGCTTCACCACCGAGCAGGCGCTCGTCAACACGCGCCTGGTCGCCGACGCCGCCGGCGCCACGAAGATGGACCGCTGCGAGGACGTGCAGCCTAGCCCCGTCACCGGCAAGATCTACGTCGCCTGCACCAACAACACCGACCGCGGCAAGGCCGGCAAGGAGGGCGCCACGGAGATGAACCCGCGGACGACCAACCGCGACGGCCACATCGTGGAGATCACCGAGGACGGCGGCGACGCCCGCTCGACGACCTTCTCCTGGAACCTGCTGCTCGTCGCGGGCGACCCGGCGAAGAACGAGTCCACCTACTTCGCGGGCTTCCCGAAGGACAAGGTCTCGCCCATCAGCTGCCCGGACAACGTCGCGTTCGACTCCGAGGGCAACCTCTGGATCTCGACCGACGGCGCCCCGAGCACCATCGGCCTCAACGACGGCCTGTTCAAGGTGCCGGTCGAGGGCGCCGAGCGCGGCCACGTGCAGCAGTTCCTCTCCGTGCCCACCGAGGCGGAGACCTGCGGCCCGGTCGTGCACGACACCGAGGGCATGGTGTTCGTCGCGGTGCAGCACCCGGGCGAGGACGGCTCGTTCGCCGAGCAGCACTCGTTCTTCCCCGACTACGTGCCGGCCGGCGTCACCCCGCCGAAGGGCGCCTGGCGCGGACCGCGCCCGTCGGTGATCCAGGTGTGGCGCGGCTGA
- a CDS encoding SDR family NAD(P)-dependent oxidoreductase yields the protein MARFDTKTALVTGGGSGIGAAISRALAAEGASVVVTDIQLEAAERVVAEIEAAGGTATAFRQDTSKAEDSEAAVAHAVTTYGALHLAVNNAGISAPAADIGDYDIAAWDRTRAVDLDGVFYGLRYQLPAMVAAGGGAVVNMSSVLGSVGFAQSAAYVASKHALVGLTKVAALEYTARGVRTNAVGPGFIDTPLVRSSLSADALAYLESQHATGRLGTDTEVAALVLFLLSHDASFISGSYHLVDGGYSAR from the coding sequence ATGGCCAGGTTCGACACGAAGACCGCTCTCGTGACAGGCGGCGGCAGCGGCATCGGCGCCGCGATCTCCCGGGCGCTCGCCGCGGAGGGCGCATCGGTCGTCGTCACCGACATCCAGCTGGAGGCGGCTGAGCGGGTCGTCGCCGAGATCGAGGCCGCGGGCGGCACCGCCACCGCGTTCCGCCAGGACACCTCGAAGGCGGAGGACTCCGAGGCCGCCGTCGCGCACGCCGTCACGACCTACGGCGCCCTGCACCTCGCCGTGAACAACGCCGGCATCAGCGCGCCGGCCGCCGACATCGGCGACTACGACATCGCCGCGTGGGACCGCACCCGCGCGGTCGACCTCGACGGCGTCTTCTACGGCCTCCGCTACCAGCTGCCCGCGATGGTGGCGGCGGGCGGCGGCGCGGTCGTCAACATGAGCTCGGTGCTCGGATCCGTCGGCTTCGCGCAGAGCGCCGCCTACGTCGCGAGCAAGCACGCCCTCGTCGGCCTCACCAAGGTCGCGGCGCTCGAGTACACGGCGCGCGGCGTGCGCACCAACGCGGTCGGCCCCGGCTTCATCGACACCCCGCTTGTGCGCTCATCCCTCTCGGCCGACGCCCTGGCGTACCTCGAGAGCCAGCACGCGACGGGCCGCCTCGGCACGGACACGGAGGTCGCGGCCCTCGTGCTGTTCCTCCTCAGCCACGACGCGTCCTTCATCTCGGGCAGCTACCACCTGGTGGACGGCGGGTACTCGGCGCGCTGA
- a CDS encoding MarR family winged helix-turn-helix transcriptional regulator has product MIHRPGAAPPAQGRPAAVSSVATELGALLMSIRSLRVEEAAVFDPDLQPGAFAVARWIRTDGPASAGAVAAGLLMDKSSVSRHLRVLREAGYVQDEPDPEDRRSTILTLTPLAEERLELVRKGTRERLQNRLHAWDTADVEQLAALLHRFNVSPRDRPADADA; this is encoded by the coding sequence GTGATCCATCGACCCGGTGCCGCGCCGCCCGCGCAGGGCCGACCCGCCGCCGTCTCGTCCGTCGCCACCGAGCTCGGCGCGCTGCTCATGTCGATCCGGTCGCTGCGCGTCGAGGAGGCCGCCGTCTTCGACCCCGACCTCCAACCCGGCGCCTTCGCCGTCGCCCGCTGGATCCGCACCGACGGACCCGCGTCCGCCGGCGCCGTCGCGGCGGGCCTCCTCATGGACAAGAGCTCGGTGAGCCGGCACCTGCGCGTGCTGCGCGAGGCCGGCTACGTGCAGGACGAGCCGGATCCCGAGGACCGCCGCTCCACGATCCTCACCCTCACGCCGCTCGCCGAGGAGCGCCTCGAGCTGGTGCGGAAGGGCACGCGCGAGCGCCTGCAGAACCGCCTCCACGCGTGGGACACGGCCGACGTCGAGCAGCTCGCGGCCCTGCTGCATCGCTTCAACGTGTCGCCGCGCGACCGGCCCGCGGACGCCGACGCCTGA
- a CDS encoding choice-of-anchor G family protein: MSARHGLGRHTGRRAEPAQPRRSRDPRLPRRAALVAAAVAVALVAGSVTPGLVPVAAAWTDREWTHERVATETVDCGVDTGYTTRASSRFLDGNLLTLDLDTVAGVQGLTAIDDQAAGAQVTPASARVLGPGVFANPLAVTAVAGAAALDLSGLSLGLPAGSAGALNQYARVSETGVATGASGLVSDSGGVGVTSGTPPASLPGRATISLGRVLPAVTDVTDASLAVGAVASRSTLDWCAARESDVWGDGSVSGVTRDYGIAGLDLRVASPAVSGLTSAVNTTTATALPAAATSLSGTTGLVGQLITARIGALVKTLGLGALTGTITVTGVDAAATAVAPLLTHPLRSADGTVVVDLVTGTVRVDLAALLGSGPGGLNGLGPNSEIVVDAALLNAVSARVGALVDARSAEIRAAMTTALQGVRIVIDVSTVISATVSVAGLGLTTAEILRLAVQFDGTLAQLAAGTVPIAVTPTVLPTSGLVGAAVNALLGTLLGVNSPLALGALLDGSLTTGLVAPIVSTVTNALTAPVTTLGATLAGLSARLVTAVAAVVNPLPSVVSLMVNVQPDQPGAPPGATALPAVPPDTSAEYEVTALRIGLVDALAPASGFAVLELATSTAGRSTFRTP; this comes from the coding sequence ATGAGCGCGCGACACGGGCTCGGGCGGCACACGGGCCGACGGGCGGAGCCCGCCCAGCCGCGCCGCTCGCGCGATCCGCGGCTCCCGCGCCGCGCCGCCCTCGTCGCGGCCGCCGTCGCCGTCGCCCTCGTGGCCGGCAGCGTGACCCCGGGACTCGTGCCCGTCGCCGCCGCCTGGACCGACCGGGAGTGGACCCACGAGCGCGTCGCCACGGAGACCGTCGATTGCGGCGTCGACACCGGCTACACCACCCGCGCGTCCTCCCGCTTCCTCGACGGCAACCTGCTGACACTCGACCTCGACACCGTCGCGGGCGTCCAGGGCCTGACCGCGATCGACGACCAGGCGGCGGGCGCCCAGGTGACCCCCGCGAGCGCCCGGGTGCTCGGACCCGGCGTGTTCGCGAACCCGCTCGCCGTCACGGCGGTCGCCGGCGCGGCGGCGCTCGACCTCTCCGGCCTCTCCCTGGGCCTCCCCGCTGGATCCGCGGGCGCGCTGAACCAGTACGCGCGCGTCTCCGAGACGGGCGTCGCCACCGGCGCGAGCGGCCTCGTCAGCGACTCCGGCGGCGTGGGCGTGACCTCGGGCACCCCGCCCGCGTCGCTCCCGGGACGCGCCACCATCAGCCTCGGCCGGGTGCTCCCCGCCGTCACCGACGTGACCGACGCGTCCCTGGCGGTCGGCGCGGTCGCGTCCCGGTCCACGCTCGACTGGTGCGCCGCGCGGGAGAGCGACGTCTGGGGCGACGGATCCGTGTCCGGCGTCACGCGCGACTACGGCATCGCGGGGCTCGACCTCCGCGTGGCGAGCCCCGCGGTCAGCGGCCTCACCTCGGCCGTGAACACGACGACCGCGACCGCCCTGCCCGCGGCGGCGACGTCGCTGTCCGGCACGACGGGCCTCGTCGGCCAGCTCATCACGGCGCGGATCGGCGCCCTCGTCAAGACCCTCGGCCTCGGAGCCCTCACCGGGACCATCACGGTCACCGGGGTGGATGCGGCGGCCACCGCCGTGGCGCCGCTCCTCACCCATCCGCTCCGCAGCGCCGACGGGACGGTCGTGGTCGACCTCGTCACCGGCACCGTGCGGGTCGACCTCGCGGCGCTCCTCGGATCCGGCCCCGGCGGGCTCAACGGCCTCGGCCCCAACAGCGAGATCGTGGTCGACGCCGCGCTGCTGAACGCGGTGTCGGCGCGGGTCGGGGCGCTGGTGGACGCGCGCTCCGCGGAGATCCGCGCCGCCATGACGACGGCCCTGCAGGGCGTCCGGATCGTCATCGACGTGTCGACGGTCATCTCCGCGACGGTGTCGGTGGCCGGCCTCGGCCTCACGACCGCGGAGATCCTCCGCCTGGCGGTGCAGTTCGACGGCACCCTCGCGCAGCTCGCGGCCGGCACGGTGCCGATCGCGGTGACGCCCACCGTCCTGCCGACGAGCGGCCTCGTGGGGGCGGCGGTCAACGCGCTGCTCGGCACCCTGCTGGGCGTGAACAGCCCGCTGGCCCTCGGCGCCCTCCTCGACGGCAGCCTCACGACCGGGTTGGTCGCGCCGATCGTCAGCACCGTGACGAACGCCCTGACCGCGCCCGTCACGACCCTCGGCGCGACCCTCGCCGGGCTGTCCGCGCGGCTCGTCACCGCCGTCGCGGCGGTCGTGAACCCGCTGCCGAGCGTGGTGTCGCTCATGGTCAACGTGCAGCCGGATCAGCCGGGCGCGCCTCCCGGCGCGACCGCCCTGCCCGCCGTGCCGCCGGACACGAGCGCGGAGTACGAGGTCACGGCCCTGCGGATCGGGCTCGTCGACGCGCTCGCGCCCGCTTCCGGATTCGCCGTGCTCGAGCTGGCCACGTCCACCGCCGGGCGCAGCACGTTCCGGACACCGTGA
- a CDS encoding SipW-dependent-type signal peptide-containing protein — MALHAERSRMTQRTKTMAFLSGGLVLGLGITATLAAWTDTEWVFGGNADGSGPGVGTGTFEVEQNVSVPFDPAAFGQFETNPGQDLAFAPGALTLSPGTSVYAPVALRTIDGSVGAALTLQDAVPAEGAGLEAEDPDGLLLAALTLRVAVSATATTCDAAAFTTGTIIASGSLDAAQGTAAQALAADSGSTQYYCFEVTLPAAPVLPAGATVDVLQGRAVTPAWEFIGTSV, encoded by the coding sequence ATGGCACTTCACGCAGAGCGCTCGCGCATGACGCAGCGCACCAAGACGATGGCGTTCCTCTCCGGAGGACTCGTGCTCGGCCTCGGGATCACCGCGACGCTCGCGGCCTGGACCGACACCGAGTGGGTGTTCGGCGGCAACGCGGACGGCAGCGGCCCGGGCGTCGGCACGGGCACGTTCGAGGTGGAGCAGAACGTCTCCGTGCCGTTCGACCCCGCGGCGTTCGGGCAGTTCGAGACGAACCCCGGCCAGGACCTCGCGTTCGCGCCCGGCGCCCTCACGCTCAGCCCCGGCACCTCCGTGTACGCACCGGTCGCGCTCCGCACGATCGACGGATCCGTCGGGGCCGCCCTGACGCTGCAGGACGCCGTCCCCGCCGAGGGTGCGGGCCTCGAGGCCGAGGACCCGGACGGCCTGCTGCTCGCCGCGCTCACCCTCCGCGTCGCGGTGTCGGCCACCGCGACCACGTGCGACGCCGCCGCGTTCACCACGGGCACGATCATCGCGTCCGGCTCGCTCGACGCCGCGCAGGGCACCGCGGCGCAGGCGCTCGCCGCCGACAGCGGATCGACGCAGTACTACTGCTTCGAGGTCACGCTCCCGGCCGCGCCCGTGCTGCCCGCCGGCGCCACGGTCGACGTGCTCCAGGGTCGCGCCGTGACCCCCGCGTGGGAGTTCATCGGCACGTCGGTCTAG
- a CDS encoding S24/S26 family peptidase, translating to MTAQDTATRAEALAAARREAVDAARARARPRRPACVRVRDAVITLAGLAGLAVIAWTVLSRVLGLSLVVLMTGSMAPTLPTGSVAITLDRVPAAELHVGDVVKVPRPGYELPVTHRIVEVGPVTGAVDALSPGVDPADPAARELVLQGDANASVDPSPYVVTEADRVLIGAPYLGYASRLLHMPLLVAGLGGAVLLLVGTSWPRAGGPRTTAPAGAPVRARRSAHRAR from the coding sequence ATGACAGCGCAGGACACGGCGACGCGGGCGGAGGCGCTCGCCGCCGCCCGCCGCGAGGCCGTCGACGCGGCCCGGGCACGCGCCCGACCGCGGCGGCCAGCCTGCGTGCGGGTGCGGGACGCGGTGATCACCCTCGCGGGCCTCGCCGGCCTCGCGGTCATCGCCTGGACCGTCCTGTCGCGTGTGCTCGGCCTGTCGCTCGTGGTGCTCATGACCGGATCCATGGCCCCTACGCTGCCCACCGGCTCGGTGGCGATCACGCTCGACCGCGTGCCCGCCGCCGAGCTGCACGTGGGCGACGTGGTGAAGGTGCCCCGGCCGGGGTACGAGCTGCCGGTCACGCACCGCATCGTGGAGGTCGGCCCGGTCACGGGCGCGGTCGACGCGCTCTCGCCGGGGGTGGATCCCGCCGACCCGGCCGCCCGCGAGCTCGTGCTGCAGGGCGACGCCAACGCGAGCGTCGACCCGTCGCCGTACGTCGTGACGGAGGCCGACCGCGTCCTCATCGGTGCGCCGTACCTCGGGTACGCCAGTCGGCTCCTGCACATGCCCCTGCTCGTCGCCGGGCTCGGCGGCGCGGTGCTGCTGCTAGTCGGCACGTCGTGGCCCCGCGCAGGCGGCCCGCGGACCACCGCCCCGGCCGGCGCGCCGGTCCGGGCACGACGCTCGGCCCATCGTGCGCGCTGA